A section of the Rossellomorea marisflavi genome encodes:
- a CDS encoding YjdF family protein, with protein MTLTIYHDGQYWVGIVEVVEKGKLKVFRHVFGTEPKEEDILLFIHGRLSRLMDESSQPGVEVAHKKRGQVNQKRLQRLAAKEMKKGISTKAQEAMKEALEHKKVQARIENRIERDRLQQLKYEKKKQKAKARHRGK; from the coding sequence ATGACCTTAACGATTTACCATGATGGTCAGTACTGGGTCGGCATCGTCGAAGTAGTGGAGAAAGGCAAGCTTAAGGTCTTTCGCCATGTATTCGGCACCGAACCGAAAGAGGAAGACATCCTGTTATTCATTCATGGAAGATTATCCAGGCTGATGGACGAATCGTCACAGCCGGGAGTCGAGGTGGCACACAAAAAGCGTGGACAGGTCAACCAAAAACGCCTGCAGCGCCTCGCAGCCAAGGAAATGAAAAAAGGAATCTCGACCAAGGCCCAGGAAGCCATGAAAGAAGCGCTTGAACACAAAAAAGTGCAAGCGAGAATTGAGAATCGTATCGAACGGGATAGGCTTCAACAGCTGAAATACGAGAAAAAGAAACAAAAAGCAAAAGCGCGTCATCGCGGCAAGTAG